In the Pantoea sp. CCBC3-3-1 genome, AAATACAGGGGGCTGGTACGACAGGGATAAGATCGTAGAGGAGAAGGTACAGTAAATTTCTGATTAAAAAACAAAAAAAAGTTATGGGTAAATCTATGTTTTTAACAAGGCCGTTATATGAACAGCCTATGTGTTTTTTATTAGTCAATCTAGTTTAAAGGCAATAGTTTATTTTTATAGTATTGGTAAGTGTCCGCCTCTAAGCACAGCTTTGGATTGACTGAGAAAACATAAAGAGCTAAGTTTTTTAATGCTTCAAAGTCAATATCTTTGCTGATTTTTGAGTATTTTTTTATGCAGTTAGTTATTAAACCGCAAACTAGGTACTCAAAAAAATGGCCCTGAATGAGTCGATTTTCTAGGACTCCGATTTTTTTGTATAAGTCATGTATTGATACTCTGTGAGGGGAGTTTTTTTGCGTTTGAAATTAATCTTGAAATTCTTTTTGGGATAGTATAAAATTATTGTTAAAATTGAGTGCAACACCTAGAGAGCCGCCTTTTTTTGCAATTTTAAATAGTGTCAAATCATGGCTCTTAGAACATATGTTTATTTTACTTAAAGTTGCGATTCTACGGATTGCTCTTTTTATCAGCTTTATATATCTATTAGTAGAGTCTTTATTTCCCGCAGTAAGCATAGTTATAACATGCGTAGATACTACATCGCTCCAAAAATCGTTCTCCCAGCTATACCCATAGGTGTAGATAACGTTACGATCATTGATCCTGCTTGAAATTATCCCATTATAATCCCTGTCAACTATGACTAAGTTGTTTTTTAGCTTTTTGCTTTCAATTAATTCATAGTAATCCAAGACATTTTTACAACAACCTAAAACCTTTATTTTTACTTTTCGCTCAGGAAGATAATGTTCTAAAAGAGCCTTGTAGTATTTGTAATCGCATAAGTCAGTTGTTTTAAAACCAGGTGTGTTCTGTACGTTTTTACCTTCTATATGAAAGGTAATATCAACTCTATGAAATTTTTTTTGAGCATTTATCCCGCCAGATGTTCTCATGAAGGTCATTGGATAGCCTCCGCCATGTCAATAGTATATTCGTCTAAAAACCCAACAACATCAGGGGAATGAGTTGCAAAAATTATTTGAGTATTTTTATTTATACTAGTTACTGCAGCTACAAGGTTTTCTTGCCAGGTAACATGTAGGGATAGCTCTGGCTCATCGGCTATATATATACAATCTTTCTCATCTTGCAACAGCGCCTCGCCTAAAATTATAAGAATCTGCTTTTCTCCTGAAGATAGATCTTCAAGTGTCACTTCTCTTTTATTGTAACTTTCAACGACCAGTTCATTAGATGCAGATATGTAAAATGTTTTTCTACCATTAAATATTGAGTTTAATACCTCTACAAAATTTGATAGCGGTTTATACGTGGTCTCATTTGTATTTTTTAGCTTGTAATACTCCTCTACAAAGTCATGGGTTCTCATAGCATTAAATAAGTAGACGAAATCCTCCATTTCAATGCTGCTATTTTTCTTCTCCCGTTTTTTAACAATCGAGTGAAGCTTGCTGAATGTTTTATCAATTCTCGTTTTGTAACGTGACTCGTTGATACCTAAAGTCTTGAAAGCATCCGTTATCCCTTCCCTTTCTTTTTTACATCTAATTTAAAGTCGCCTCTCATTTTGTCAATGAATGCAGGGTCTATTAATGAAAGAAACACATTCTGCTGGAACTTTTCAGTGTTGTCACTCATTCTTCCATTGATCATTGATGCGTATTTTATAAAGCCGCTTGTAAATATATTTAACCTAAAGTCAACAGGGTTTTGTTGTTTTGATCTATAGTCATATTCGATTTCATTGCTGTCTGAACGGCTAACGGGTAGCCAAGATAGCTTTATTTTTCTTGCTAGTATTTCCGTTAGTTCTTCAGGTATTTTTCTTCTTGATTCTCTCCTTATTATGTAATCTTCATCTATTATTACATTGGATTTTTGATTGTTTCTATTTCTAAATAAAAATGATTTGGTTTCATTCTCTTCATTCTCTTCATTTTCTTTACTGGTTTCAACAATGTAGTTGATCATGTCATAATTATTGTCGTCCTCCCCTTTTCTTACATATATCTCCATATAGTTATTTTTCTTGATGTCGGATAACTTTATAATAATTTCGTCAAATTTAATAACCCATAACTTACTTAAGTCAACTTTTAGGGATGAAACTAGCAAATTAATTATGGTTGTTTTGCCCGTTCCATTGTCACCTATTAAAAAGTTATAGTCTTTATTTAATGCTAAATTTACAGTTTTTTCGCCCCAGAGGCCGTTTACTTCCACTGAATCTATTAATAACATCTTTGCACCTGTGTGTTTTTTTTAGTATCTCTACCGTAAATATGGTTTTGTTTGTAAGGATTTTATTCGATTATTTATTTTGACTACTAATAATTGATTTAGGATGATTTTTTACTTGTAGGGCCTTGAGATAATGCCTCATGACAGGTAATCTCAGCAACTGCAAACGAAAAAACCGCCTTGGCGGGCGGTTTTTCGAAGGTTTAAAAAGTTGGCGCTTTTTAAACCGTGGTAACTGGCTTAAACGGAGCGCAGTAACCAAAAATGTCCTTCTAGTGTAGCCGTAGTTGGGTTAACACTTCAAGAACTCTAAGCGTACTTCTTGTGTACTTTACCGCTCCGTAAACCAGTTACTGTTGGCTACCGCCAATGGCGATTTGTCGTGTCTGTCAGGGTTGGACTCAAGAGAACAGTTACCTGAACATGACGTGGTAGTCGGGCTGAACGGGGAGTTCGTGCACACAGCCCAGCTTGGAGCGAACCACCTAAGCAGAACCCAGTGTCAGGCGTGGAATGAGAAGACGCGGCCATAACAGCGGAAAGACACGGGAACACTGTACGGTGGGAACAGGAGAGCGCACGAGGGAGCCGCCGGAGGGAAACGTCCGGCATCTTTAAGTCCTGTCGGGTTTCGTCCTTCTGATTTGAGTACCGGAAATCGGTGATTTCTGTGAAACTCGTCAGGAGGGCGGAGCCTATGGAAAACCGGGGAACCGGGGGGCCGGGCTCGGGGGGAAAGGGGGGTGCTGTTGACGTTGACCTGGAGGATATATGTCCGGAAGATTGCATGTTGTATCTAAACCCGAGAAGCAGTTTCTCGATGACGCCGTGTTTGCGGCAGAGCGGGCAAAAGGCAAAAGCTGTCCGGTCCGGAAAAAAAAGAGGTGCTGCGCGTGGCCCGTAATCAGCTGCTGGGACAGCGCGAGGCAGAGGCCGCAAAAAAGGCCCGTGCGGACGAGAGACAGGCCGCTGAGTTCACCTGGAGTAAGCCTAAGCCTTTTCGCCGTTAACCCGCAACGCTCGCCGCAGAGCTCGTCTGGCGCAGCCAGGGGAACCGAGGAAGCGTCATTTCATCCGTTCTGTGCCCGTGGCACGTTCACTCCGGAGCGTTTCTGTGACCAAACACCATAAAACCGCCCTGAATATGGCAAAATTTATTCAGGGACAAAGCCTGCTTCTGCTGGAGAAGCTCAACGAGCTGGACCTGGATACGGAAGCGGATATGTGCGAACGGCTTCATGAGGACGCCGAGCGCCTTCATGCCGGCCTTCTGGCGAAGTTAAATCAGGAATAACGGTATCCGCATGGCGAAAGTATCTATCAGCGAGGCCGCCAGGCTTACGCAGACCAGCCGGCCTACTCTTTACAAGATGATTAACAGTGGTGAGCTTAATTTTACATCGACTGTAAAGGCAGGTAAGTCTGTAAAGGTTATTGATACGTCAGAACTTATACGGGTTTTTGGTGACATCAATGGTGTTGAAACTGCTACAGCTTTTACGGTAAAGCCTGACCCGGATTTTACATCCCTTAACAGTGTCGATTTACAGCATTTACAACATCAAATTGAGTTGTTACAGAAAGAAAACGAAGGACTGAAGGAGGCAGTTGCCGCCAGAGACGAGCACATCGCATCCGTTCGTCAGGCTATGCTGCTTCTTGAACATAAAAAAGAGACAGCGCCGCCCGTATTGCCTGCCGGCAAATGGTGGCAGTTCTGGAAATAGCCGGCTGACAGCACCTGCTTTCCCGGTAATTCTGGCCCCGACGGCGCGGTTGCTTTTGCGCTTCCTGCGACTCAGCTGGTATCTGTGCATCGGGGTGACGAATTGTTGAGTTCTTGCGAGGTTTCCCCAGGTCGCTGACCTGTTCGCGGCTTACGCCGGGCTGACTTACGTCAGACTCCCTCCACACACCAGTCTCCTGGTGTCGCCATCGATACCGAGCCGATCTTTCTCCTTTCTTAATGAAACCTGCCTGCGGTCGTGCCGGCAGCGTTGCGGTTAAAAACCCGTTCAGGGCGCATGAAAACACGTAATACGTGCACGTCAGATTGTGGAAATCGCCGTAAAGCGTTGTGCCGCAGGGGCTGCAGCGTGGTTTTTTTCACGCGTCACTTTGTTCTCGTTTCACTCGAACCAAAGTGACGCCGTTCATTCCGGAGGCGCGTTTACCTCTGCAAACATGTGCTTTCCGGAAGACGTAATGGTGATCGCGGCATAGAACGAGTTTTTCGCGACAGACCCGCTACAGGTTTATCGGCATTATGGTTGCCAGCGCGTAAATGCCGGCAGCGGATGGCAGGACGGTCGGTGCCGGTCACTGCGTTGTGAAATGTACCCTCATCGTCGCGTCGTAAGTGCGCTTTTTTTGACGATATCTGCTTCCAGGGGCGGGCAGATGTACCACACTGATGTGTTCTCCCTTTCAGGCTGCGGGAGTGTTCTGTACAGCCACCCGAAGGCGATCCTCTCAGGCCGTGGGATCATTGGTGGTCGTCATGGACGACAGCGCTACCCGGACATACTATCAACAGAGATTCTTTACGGTCAACCGGAGGGGGTTATGGACGTTTTCATCACGACAGCGCGCTTCAGCGACGGAAAAATGTGGCTGCAGCTGAGCGACGGGCAAACCCTGGGCGTGCCGCTGGCTTGCTTCCCCCGGCTAAAGAATGCCAGCGCGGCGCAGCTGGCTGACTGTGAGCTGACCCCGCGAGGCATTCACTGGGACACACTGGACGAAGACCTGTCACTTGCGGGCCTGCTGAGCCTGGAAACCGTGCTGCCCTGAAAGATCAGCCGGCTTCGCCCTGCAGCCGGTGGCGGTAATGGTTCAGGACAACGTGTGTCACGATCTGGCCGTAAATAAAACCGCCCAGCCCGGCAAATATTACGGTACCGGCCAAGCCGGCAAAGTAAGTTCCCGCGCCGGCGAGTACCCCGCAGACGGCGAGGCCGCCCCAGGTCTTCCAGTGCAGGAAGGCGGATTTATACGCGCTCCGCCACCGACTTCCTCGCTCCCGAGGAGACAGGTCTTTCAGTTCGGGAATACTTTTCAGGGTCCAGTAGATTTTCACGGTGATGTCCTTGTGCCGTTGGTTGTGCAGAAGAAAACATAACACGGCGGGACAGGAAATGTTTTGTGACCACCGCCAGCTGCGGCGCCACCACAAAACACCGGGACAAGATGTGTCTTTGGAGTACCGCCGGTACTCCAAAACGTCCTGGTCAGGCATAGCCCGACACCCGTGATCAATATGCGTTAACAGAAATCATACAGCCAAAATCTTTTGACAGATGCGTAATGGTGCCATCGACCTTGAGACGCTGCCCGTCGTTAAGAGCATTCATGTCGGCATACTGGCTTACAGCAACCGTATTATTTCCGACCTTCAGAAGGAAAAAGTCATCCGAGATGTAGCTGTGGTCATGTAAATGAACCACGCCTTCAGCCGTCATGCCCAGGCCACCAAACTCCTGATTAGCTCTGCCAGGATTTTTACTGGCTTCAGCGCAAATCTGGCTAACTGACTTGTCTGTTTTCTGAAGTGGGGCTTTCAGCCCCTTGTTTATACTGGATAATCCTGAGTTCAAAGCGCTGAGACCACTGTTAACCTGCGCACAGCCAGACAGTAAAATTCCTGACAAAAAGAGAGCACATCCAGACTTTACACAATTCATGTGATTTTATTTCCTGATAAATCAATAGGATGACAGTATCGCGTTTTTGGCATCGGTATTAAATAGCTTGTCATTATTTTTCAGAAAGTCAGCCAGTCACCAACAGGATTATCGGCTTTTAAAATCTTACCGGCCGGAGCCGGTCAACGCCTCACGGCCGCACAGTAAACTGCGCCTCCGTTCACCGTTATCAGAGGAGTTACGTGCCGGAAATCCGCCCTTGGTTACAACATCCGCGCGAAATTCCTGGCTATTCACTTTCGTGCATGCCTATGCAGGCGCGTCAGAATCATCGGGAGCGTTTTGCGGGGGTTCGGGCAGGGAAAGGCCTGTCTTTTGGCCGTTTCGTCGCAGAATGGCGCTGAGGGCGTTTTCGCGGTGCGGGCAAGTAGTCTTATGTTAAAAGCGAGTGGCTGGCAGGGTCATTAAACGCGGCCAGCCGTCCGTTATTTGAGAATGGCTGTGAGGAGGCTACTGAATACGGAACCCGTTATGAAAGCGCGCTCCGTCGTCACTTCCTCTTTCCGCATGTCCGCCAGCCTGGCGAGTGCGCTTTCGGGATCGGCGGCGCGAACCTCTTCAAACTGCTTTTCCCAGCCGTCACCGGCCAGTTGAGCGGCTTTCTCCGCGTCAGATCTTTCCAGGGCGGCGATGTGCTGACCCTTCTTAAAAAAGCAGAACTCCGGCATGGTGTACTCCGTGAACAGGGTGGCAGTCATGAGTAACATATCTGAAGTGAGCTGATTTCGTACAGCGGAGTCTGCCTAACCGGTTCGGGACTGAACTCTTATGTTAAACAATCAGGACAGGGAGGATGTATTTATGCGGAAAATTATTGTTGTGCCATACGATGATAAATGGCCTGAGATGTTTGAAGCTGAAAGTTCACTGATAAAGAAATTGCTTGGTGGAGTGGCTAAAAATGTCCATCACATTGGTAGCACGTCAGTTCATGGTCTCTCAGCAAAGCCCGTAATCGACATGCTGCTTGAAGTTTCCGACATCAATGAACTGGATGCGTACAATTCTTCAATGGCTCGTGCCGGGTATGTTGCTCGTGGTGAGAACGGGATTCCGGGGCGTAGATATTTCATTAAGGGCGGTGATCAGCGTAGTCATCAAGTGCATGCGTTTGCAGTCGGAGATTCGCAGGTATTAAAGCATCTCGCTTTCCGTGATTATCTTCGACGAAACAAGGACATTGCAGTGCAGTATGCTGAGATAAAACACTCAGCAGCATTGCTTAGCAGGAACGATGTTCATCGCTATAGCACCCTAAAAGCGGACTTCATAGAGCATCATCTGCAACTGGCGCTGGCTGTCTGAAACGATAGTGATTGAGTTCGTTGCCGGGATGTTATGGTAAATTCGGGTAACAGGCAGGTATGGAAGAGATTTGGCCGTCGGGCGCCAGCCTGCCCGTTAACTTCACTCTACAGGAGTGATAGCATCGCCCGGTTTACTGGCATGCCTGATAACTTACAGGGAGCGTTTAATGCAATTAATGAGAATGACCTACGACGATCTGACAAAGGGCGGCGGCGAGGCAAAGCTGCACGTTTACGGCGTGGGCACCTTTCCGGTCTTTTCCGGCCAGAAGCCTTATACCAACGATCCGGACTGTACCTACAGGCCTAACAGCGCCATTCCGGTCGGGCGCTACTGGATTGTTCCGCGCCCTGAAGGCAGTATCGCGAACCGGATCAGAGGATGGGCCGTCGACACCTGGAACAGCTCGAATCATTCAGAGTGGTTTGCGCTCTTTAATTCGGAAACGATGAATGATTCCATCCTGATCAACGGTGTTGCCCGCGGCGGTTTCCGCCTGCATCCCCTTCGGCCGGACGGCTCCGGAGAAAGTGAAGGGTGTATCACCTTCGTGCGGCGTGCTGATTTCTACACGGTAAGGCAGGCGCTGCTCCGGAGAAAGAAAGTTCGCGTGCCGGGTTCGCGAAACGGCTTGATGGCATACGGCTACGTTGAGGTTCAGGGAGAAAGTAACTTTGCAAACTGCAAAATTCGTTAGAAAAACAGCGGGATTTTTCGTCTGCTTTATTGTGGCCTTTATGGTGTCACGCTACGGGATGCCGCTCTATCCGCTGACGGCATGGCTCGTTGAACATTCTTACCAAATTTTCAGTGGTTACCAGGATGACGTATATGAAGCCGGTACGGATCCGGTGACGTTTTTCTCTCTAATAACTGTTATCGCGTTTTACGCTCTGGCCATGTACTGGCTGGTAAAAGCGGCAGTTAAAAAAGTAAAACGTGGATAGGCTGATTGCAGTAAAAGCCGGGGCGCTCTATTGGTTTCTGATGTCAGGTCGATAACAGGATCAACAACACCAGACGCTTTACGGCAGTTCATAAGAAAGTTCTTTTCAGCACCCCGCACGGGGTGCTTTTTTATCCTATCCCTACAGTTGCGTATGAAAAATCAACTCAAAGTAGGTTACAAGCCGCATCTTATGATAAATACAGGGGGCTGGTACGACAGGGATAAGATCGTAGAGGAGAAGGTACAGTAAATTTCTGATTAAAAAACAAAAAAAAGTTATGGGTAAATCTATGTTTTAACAAGGCCGTTATATGAACAGCCTATGTGTTTTTTATTAGTCAATCTAGTTTAAAGGCAATAGTTTATTTTTATAGTATTGGTAAGTGTCCGCCTCTAAGCACAGCTTTGGATTGACTGAGAAAACATAAAGAGCTAAGTTTTTTAATGCTTCAAAGTCAATATCTTTGCTGATTTTTGAGTATTTTTTATGCAGTTAGTTATTAAACCGCAAACTAGGTACTCAAAAAAATGGCCCTGAATGAGTCGATTTTCTAGGACTCCGATTTTTTTGTATAAGTCATGTATTGATACTCTGTGAGGGGAGTTTTTTGCGTTTGAAATATATCTTGAAAATTCTTTTTGGGATAGTATAAATTATTGTTAAAATTGAGTGCAACACTAGAGAGCCGCCTTTTTTTGCAATTTTAAATAGTGTCAAATCATGGCTCTTAGAACATATGTTTATTTTACTTAAAGTTGCGATTCTACGGATTGCTCTTTTTATCAGCTTTATATATCTATTAGTAGAGTCTTTATTTCCCGCAGTAAGCATAGTTATAACATGGTAGATACTACATCGCTCCAAAAATCGTTCTCCCAGCTATACCCATAGGTGTAGAGATAACGGTTACGATCATTGATCCTGCTTGAAATGTATCCCATTATTATCCCTGTGTCAACTATGACTAAGTGTTTTTTTTAGCTTTTTGCTTTCAATTAAGTCATAGTAATCCAAGACATTTTTACAACAACTAAAAAACCTTTATTTTTACTTTTCGCTCAGGAAGATAATGTTCTAAATAGCCTTGTAGTATGTTGTAATCGCATAAGGTCAGTTGTTTTAAAACCAGCGGGGCTAGGTTCTGTTACGTTTTTATCCTTCTATATGAAAGGTAATATCAACTCTATGAAATTTTTTTTGAGCATTTATCCCGCCAGATGTTCTCATGAAGGTCATTGGATAGCCTCCGCCATGTCAATAGTATATTCGTCTAAAAACCCAACAACATCAGGGGAATGAGTTGCAAAAATTATTGAGTATTTTTATTTATACTAGTTACTGCAGCTACAAGGTTTTCTTGCCAGGTAACATGTAGGGATAGCTCTGGCTCATCGGCTATATATATACAATCTTTCTCATCTTGCAACAGCGCCTCGCCTAAAATTATAAGAATCTGCTTTTCTCCTGAAGATAGATCTTCAAGTGTCACTTCTCTTTTATTGTAACTTTCAACGACCAGTTCATTAGATGCAGATATGTAAAATGTTTTTCTACCATTAAATATTGAGTTTAATACCTCTACAAAATTTGATAGCGGTTTATACGTGGTCTCATTTGTATTTTTTAGCTTGTAATACTCCTCTACAAAGTCATGGGTTCTCATAGCATTAAATAAGTAGACGAAATCCTCCATTTCAATGCTGCTATTTTTCTTCTCCCGTTTTTTAACAATCGAGTGAAGCTTGCTGAATGTTTTATCAATTCTCGTTTTGTAACGTGACTCGTTGATACCTAAAGTCTTGAAAGCATCCGTTATCCCTTCCCTTTCTTTTTTTACATCTAATTTAAAGTCGCCTCTCATTTTGTCAATGAATGCAGGGTCTATTAATGAAAGAAACACATTCTGCTGGAACTTTTCAGTGTTGTCACTCATTCTTCCATTGATCATTGATGCGTATTTTATAAAGCCGCTTGTAAATATATTTAACCTAAAGTCAACAGGGTTTTGTTGTTTTGATCTATAGTCATATTCGATTTCATTGCTGTCTGAACGGCTAACGGGTAGCCAAGATAGCTTTATTTTTCTTGCTAGTATTTCCGTTAGTTCTTCAGGTATTTTTCTTCTTGATTCTCTCCTTATTATGTAATCTTCATCTATTATTACATTGGATTTTTGATTGTTTCTATTTCTAAATAAAAATGATTTGGTTTCATTCTCTTCATTCTCTTCATTTTCTTTACTGGTTTCAACAATGTAGTTGATCATGTCATAATTATTGTCGTCCTCCCCTTTTCTTACATATATCTCCATATAGTTATTTTTCTTGATGTCGGATAACTTTATAATAATTTCGTCAAATTTAATAACCCATAACTTACTTAAGTCAACTTTTAGGGATGAAACTAGCAAATTAATTATGGTTGTTTTGCCCGTTCCATTGTCACCTATTAAAAAGTTATAGTCTTTATTTAATGCTAAATTTACAGTTTTTTCGCCCCAGAGGCCGTTTACTTCCACTGAATCTATTAATAACATCTTTGCACCTGTGTGTTTTTTTTTAGTATCTCTACCGTAAATATGGTTTTGTTTGTAAGGATTTTATTCGATTATTTTATTTTGACTACTAATAATTGATTTAGGATGATTTTTTACTTGTAGGGCCTTGAGATAATGCCTCATGACAGGTAATCTCAGCAACTGCAAACGAAAAAACCGCCTTGGCGGGCGGTTTTTCGAAGGTTTAAAAAGTTGGCGCTTTTTAAACCGTGGTAACTGGCTTAAACGGAGCGCAGTAACCAAAAATGTCCTTCTAGTGTAGCCGTAGTTGGGTTAACACTTCAAGAACTCTAAGCGTACTTCTTGTGTACTTTACCGCTCCGTAAACCAGTTACTGTTGGCTACCGCCAATGGCGATTTGTCGTGTCTGTCAGGGTTGGACTCAAGAGAACAGTTACCTGAACATGACGTGGTAGTCGGGCTGAACGGGGAGTTCGTGCACACAGCCCAGCTTGGAGCGAACCACCTAAGCAGAACCCAGTGTCAGGCGTGGAATGAGAAGACGCGGCCATAACAGCGGAAAGACACGGGAACACTGTACGGTGGGAACAGGAGAGCGCACGAGGGAGCCGCCGGAGGGAAACGTCCGGCATCTTTAAGTCCTGTCGGGTTTCGTCCTTCTGATTTGAGTACCGGAAATCGGTGATTTCTGTGAAACTCGTCAGGAGGGCGGAGCCTATGGAAAACCGGGGAACCGGGGGGCCGGGCTCGGGGGGAAAGGGGGGTGCTGTTGACGTTGACCTGGAGGATATATGTCCGGAAGATTGCATGTTGTATCTAAACCCGAGAAGCAGTTTCTCGATGACGCCGTGTTTGCGGCAGAGCGGGCAAAAGGCAAAAAGCTGTC is a window encoding:
- a CDS encoding DUF4435 domain-containing protein; the protein is MTFMRTSGGINAQKKFHRVDITFHIEGKNVQNTPGFKTTDLCDYKYYKALLEHYLPERKVKIKVLGCCKNVLDYYELIESKKLKNNLVIVDRDYNGIISSRINDRNVIYTYGYSWENDFWSDVVSTHVITMLTAGNKDSTNRYIKLIKRAIRRIATLSKINICSKSHDLTLFKIAKKGGSLGVALNFNNNFILSQKEFQD
- a CDS encoding AAA family ATPase — translated: MRCKKEREGITDAFKTLGINESRYKTRIDKTFSKLHSIVKKREKKNSSIEMEDFVYLFNAMRTHDFVEEYYKLKNTNETTYKPLSNFVEVLNSIFNGRKTFYISASNELVVESYNKREVTLEDLSSGEKQILIILGEALLQDEKDCIYIADEPELSLHVTWQENLVAAVTSINKNTQIIFATHSPDVVGFLDEYTIDMAEAIQ
- a CDS encoding Rop family plasmid primer RNA-binding protein, which translates into the protein MTKHHKTALNMAKFIQGQSLLLLEKLNELDLDTEADMCERLHEDAERLHAGLLAKLNQE
- a CDS encoding helix-turn-helix domain-containing protein yields the protein MAKVSISEAARLTQTSRPTLYKMINSGELNFTSTVKAGKSVKVIDTSELIRVFGDINGVETATAFTVKPDPDFTSLNSVDLQHLQHQIELLQKENEGLKEAVAARDEHIASVRQAMLLLEHKKETAPPVLPAGKWWQFWK
- a CDS encoding DUF2442 domain-containing protein, coding for MDVFITTARFSDGKMWLQLSDGQTLGVPLACFPRLKNASAAQLADCELTPRGIHWDTLDEDLSLAGLLSLETVLP
- a CDS encoding GrpB family protein, producing the protein MRKIIVVPYDDKWPEMFEAESSLIKKLLGGVAKNVHHIGSTSVHGLSAKPVIDMLLEVSDINELDAYNSSMARAGYVARGENGIPGRRYFIKGGDQRSHQVHAFAVGDSQVLKHLAFRDYLRRNKDIAVQYAEIKHSAALLSRNDVHRYSTLKADFIEHHLQLALAV
- a CDS encoding DUF2778 domain-containing protein → MQLMRMTYDDLTKGGGEAKLHVYGVGTFPVFSGQKPYTNDPDCTYRPNSAIPVGRYWIVPRPEGSIANRIRGWAVDTWNSSNHSEWFALFNSETMNDSILINGVARGGFRLHPLRPDGSGESEGCITFVRRADFYTVRQALLRRKKVRVPGSRNGLMAYGYVEVQGESNFANCKIR
- a CDS encoding AAA family ATPase translates to MLLIDSVEVNGLWGEKTVNLALNKDYNFLIGDNGTGKTTIINLLVSSLKVDLSKLWVIKFDEIIIKLSDIKKNNYMEIYVRKGEDDNNYDMINYIVETSKENEENEENETKSFLFRNRNNQKSNVIIDEDYIIRRESRRKIPEELTEILARKIKLSWLPVSRSDSNEIEYDYRSKQQNPVDFRLNIFTSGFIKYASMINGRMSDNTEKFQQNVFLSLIDPAFIDKMRGDFKLDVKKEREGITDAFKTLGINESRYKTRIDKTFSKLHSIVKKREKKNSSIEMEDFVYLFNAMRTHDFVEEYYKLKNTNETTYKPLSNFVEVLNSIFNGRKTFYISASNELVVESYNKREVTLEDLSSGEKQILIILGEALLQDEKDCIYIADEPELSLHVTWQENLVAAVTSINKNTQ